One Cicer arietinum cultivar CDC Frontier isolate Library 1 chromosome 8, Cicar.CDCFrontier_v2.0, whole genome shotgun sequence DNA segment encodes these proteins:
- the LOC101514103 gene encoding pentatricopeptide repeat-containing protein At1g33350 codes for MLQNQTRYQTHTQMKPNLNEFVTTILNKSNHINHLKQLQSHLTTLGHSQTHFYVFKLIRFCTLKLSNLPYAHQIFNHIHSPNIYLFTAIITAYSSSQQKNNHLLTFSLFKKMLNTSIAPNHFIYPHVLKSSKERFLVGCVHSQIVKTGFLYYPVVQTSLVDSYSKVLRGLGDAQKMFDEMSVRNVVSFTALVSGYLRVGDVGSGLKVFDEMVERDVPAWNAVISGCTQNGFFSEGIRLFREMIFVAAACEGGFCKGNKPNQVTVVCALSACGHASMLQLGKWIHGYVYRHGFVVDSFVSNALVDMYGKCGCLELARKVFNMDQCKGLTSWNSMINCYALHGKCEGAIAVFEQMVGWGVRPDEVTFIGLLNACTHGGLVEQGCGYFNMMISEYKIEPRIEHYGCLIDLLGRAGRFDEAMDVVKGMNMEPDEVVWGSLLNGCKVHGRNDLAEFAAKKLIEIDPQNGGYGIMLANIYGELGKWDEVRNVWCKLKQQKSYKVPGCSWIEVDDQVHQFYSLDQSNPKTEELYSVLESLIGYRSEVMVEM; via the coding sequence ATGCTACAAAATCAAACAAGATACCAAACACACACCCAAATGAAACCAAACCTAAACGAATTCGTAACAACAATACTAAACAAAAGCAACCACATAAACCATTTGAAACAACTCCAATCACACTTAACAACACTTGGTCATTCCCAAACCCATTTCTATGTCTTCAAACTCATTCGTTTTTGCACTCTCAAACTCTCAAATCTCCCTTATGCTCATCAAATCTTCAACCACATTCACTCACCCAATATCTACCTTTTCACTGCCATCATCACTGCATATTCATCAtctcaacaaaaaaacaatcatTTACTCACTTTCTCTCTCTTTAAAAAAATGCTTAATACTTCAATTGCTCCTAATCATTTTATTTACCCCCATGTTCTCAAATCATCAAAGGAACGGTTTTTAGTAGGTTGTGTTCATTCCCAGATTGTAAAAACTGGTTTTTTATATTACCCAGTTGTTCAAACGTCTCTTGTCGATTCGTATTCTAAGGTTTTGAGGGGGTTAGGTGATGCACAGaagatgtttgatgaaatgtctgTGAGAAATGTTGTTTCTTTTACTGCTTTGGTTTCTGGGTATTTGAGAGTTGGTGATGTTGGGAGTGGTTtgaaggtgtttgatgaaatggtTGAACGGGATGTTCCGGCTTGGAACGCGGTGATTAGCGGTTGTACTCAGAATGGGTTTTTTTCGGAGGGGATTAGGTTGTTTAGAGAAATGATTTTTGTTGCTGCTGCTTGTGAGGGAGGGTTTTGTAAGGGTAATAAGCCGAATCAGGTTACTGTTGTTTGTGCGCTTTCGGCGTGTGGTCACGCTAGTATGCTTCAGCTTGGGAAATGGATACATGGTTATGTTTATAGGCATGGTTTTGTTGTTGACTCGTTTGTTTCAAATGCCCTTGTGGATATGTATGGGAAATGTGGGTGTTTGGAGTTGGCGAGGAAGGTTTTTAATATGGACCAATGTAAGGGGTTGACTTCGTGGAATTCGATGATTAATTGTTATGCATTGCATGGGAAATGTGAGGGTGCGATTGCGGTTTTTGAGCAAATGGTGGGGTGGGGTGTGAGGCCGGACGAGGTTACCTTTATTGGGTTGTTGAATGCTTGTACTCATGGTGGATTGGTTGAACAAGGTTGTGGCTATTTCAATATGATGATTAGCGAGTACAAGATAGAGCCTAGGATCGAGCACTACGGGTGTTTGATAGACCTTCTTGGTCGGGCGGGTCGATTTGATGAAGCTATGGATGTTGTGAAGGGAATGAACATGGAACCTGACGAGGTGGTTTGGGGTTCTTTACTCAATGGATGTAAGGTTCACGGTCGTAATGATTTGGCGGAATTCGCAGCCAAAAAACTAATCGAAATCGATCCACAAAATGGTGGTTATGGCATAATGTTGGCTAATATATATGGAGAATTAGGAAAGTGGGATGAAGTGAGGAATGTGTGGTGCAAATTGAAGCAACAGAAGTCTTATAAGGTTCCAGGATGCAGCTGGATTGAGGTTGATGATCAGGTTCATCAATTCTATTCACTTGATCAGTCTAATCCAAAGACAGAAGAGTTGTATAGTGTTTTGGAAAGTCTGATTGGTTATAGAAGTGAAGTCATGGTTGAAATGTAA
- the LOC101496724 gene encoding kunitz-type trypsin inhibitor-like 2 protein-like precursor, translating to MKQSFTLSFLLFVFLLNLSLAFSNEDVEQVLDINGNPIFPGGKYYILPAIRGPPGGGVRLDKTGDSECPVTVLQDYKEVINGLPVKFVIPGISPGIIFTGTPIEIEFTKKPNCAESSKWLIFVDDTIDKACIGIGGPENYSGKQTLSGTFNIQKYGSGFGYKLGFCVKGSPICLDIGRYDNDEGGRRLNLTEHEAFRVVFVDASSYEDGIVKSVV from the coding sequence ATGAAGCAATCTTTCACTCTTTCATTCctcctctttgttttcttactCAATCTTTCACTAGCTTTCTCAAACGAAGATGTTGAACAAGTACTAGACATAAATGGTAATCCTATTTTTCCAGGTGGCAAATACTATATTTTGCCCGCAATTCGTGGACCTCCAGGTGGAGGAGTCAGATTAGACAAAACTGGTGATTCAGAGTGTCCAGTTACCGTCTTACAAGACTACAAAGAAGTTATCAATGGTTTACCAGTAAAATTTGTTATACCAGGAATAAGTCCTGGTATAATATTTACTGGTACACCAATTGAAATCGAGTTCACTAAAAAGCCTAATTGTGCTGAATCATCAAAATGGTTGATATTTGTCGACGATACTATCGACAAAGCTTGTATTGGTATTGGTGGTCCTGAAAATTATTCGGGTAAACAAACATTGAGTGGCACATTTAatattcaaaaatatggatCTGGATTTGGTTATAAGCTTGGATTTTGTGTTAAGGGTTCACCAATTTGTTTGGATATTGGAAGATATGATAATGATGAAGGTGGAAGACGTTTGAATTTGACTGAACATGAAGCTTTTAGAGTTGTTTTTGTTGATGCTTCTTCTTATGAAGATGGAATTGTTAAATCTGTTGTTTAA
- the LOC101514425 gene encoding uncharacterized protein, translating to MKKFGGNEKVKRSLLNTLRREFEVLAMKTDEKIDDYCARVMTVSNKMRSNGEDMPDSKIVEKILRTLTEKFTYAVVSIKESNDTGSMSIDELQSFLAVHEQKFRRTSYEEEDQALNV from the coding sequence ATGAAGAAGTTTGGAGGAAATGAGAAGGTGAAGAGATCTCTTCTCAATACTCTGAGGAGAGAATTCGAGGTCCTTGCCATGAAGACGGACGAAAAAATTGACGATTATTGTGCAAGAGTAATGACAGTTTCCAACAAAATGAGGAGCAATGGGGAAGACATGCCAGATTCAAAGATCGTTGAGAAGATTCTTCGAACACTGACAGAAAAATTCACATATGCGGTGGTTTCCATTAAGGAATCCAACGACACCGGAAGTATGTCTATCGATGAGTTGCAAAGCTTTTTGGCTGTTCATGAGCAAAAGTTTAGGAGAACCAGTTATGAAGAGGAAGATCAAGCTCTCAATGTATGA
- the LOC101496391 gene encoding uncharacterized protein has translation MECNKDEATRAKEIAERKFVAKDTSGAKKFALKAQNLFPSLEGISQMIATFDVYISAENKIKGEADWYGILGVDPRADDDTVRKHYRKLALMLHPDKNKSIGADGAFKLLSEAWSLLSDKARRAAYDEKINAKAQKGSTIFGGSSAKAGPNGAYNSKKKPPSSARTQKNTTKENTSSSASKSKSTFWTTCHRCKMQYEYLRVYLNLKLVCPSCHEAFLAVETNPPPASGIRPGTSWIFSQNKQKPDRQAPTKSKSNAGKNNAAAPNVGAGSNSFQWAPFSKTSGVSNVAQAANAVKQAYDKVKRDREEAQAATKKEEALRRKQNVSKKGYFNPAKRKRGGVEGNGAVGASNLHGTWGVSGIKKTNCTRDLSPVELQNILVEKARKEISKKLKEFQSDTVDKSVAKESGDGSQKANRKGDILVTISDIFAQNNTRKSEGVKSRLPSDKSFAGTTIVNSCTEILDSMPADVLDPDFHDFYKDRTERSFTENQVWAAYDSGDGMPRRYAMIHRVISLNPFKLQISWLYPNTNNSEPGPLNWIALGFSKSCGDFRIGRREIYNSINFFSQKVRWKKGNDGAICVYPRKGEVWAIYRNWSPNWNDLTSDEVIHKFDMVEVLEDFVEERGVTVIPLVKVAGFKAVFHHHLDSKEIKIIPREEMLRFSHQVPSYLLTGKEGPNAPKGCRVLDPAATPCELLVVIKVVEEENMADVMDSVTKETNCEEMDIDRRKLGGAKEGKMKVIHVIESSDEDRGKKICRGL, from the coding sequence ATGGAGTGCAATAAGGATGAGGCCACGAGAGCCAAAGAAATTGCTGAGAGGAAGTTTGTTGCAAAGGACACTTCAGGTGCTAAGAAGTTTGCTTTGAAAGCCCAAAATTTATTTCCTTCCCTTGAGGGTATTTCTCAAATGATAGCAACATTCGACGTGTATATTTCTGCtgagaataaaataaaaggagAAGCAGATTGGTATGGCATACTTGGTGTTGACCCCCGTGCTGACGATGATACAGTTAGGAAACATTATAGGAAGCTAGCTCTCATGCTTCACCCCGACAAGAACAAGTCCATCGGAGCTGATGGGGCCTTTAAACTTCTTTCAGAGGCATGGAGTTTACTGTCCGATAAGGCTAGAAGGGCAGCTTATGATGAGAAGATAAACGCAAAAGCACAGAAAGGCTCAACCATTTTCGGTGGTTCATCGGCAAAAGCGGGGCCAAATGGGGCTTACAATAGTAAAAAGAAACCCCCTTCAAGTGCAAGGACTCAGAAGAATACTACTAAGGAAAACACTTCATCTTCTGCTAGTAAATCGAAATCCACATTTTGGACTACTTGCCATCGATGCAAAATGCAATATGAGTATCTCAGAGTTTATCTTAACCTTAAACTTGTGTGTCCAAGCTGCCACGAAGCATTTTTGGCTGTAGAAACTAATCCACCTCCTGCAAGTGGTATTAGACCTGGAACGTCGTGGATTTTTTCACAGAATAAGCAAAAACCGGATCGCCAAGCACCAACTAAAAGCAAATCTAATGCTGGAAAGAACAACGCGGCAGCTCCAAATGTTGGAGCAGGGTCTAACAGTTTCCAGTGGGCTCCATTCTCGAAAACTTCTGGGGTTTCTAATGTAGCTCAAGCTGCAAATGCGGTTAAGCAGGCCTATGATAAGGTGAAGCGAGACCGTGAGGAGGCACAAGCTGCTACCAAAAAGGAAGAGGCGTTAAGGAGGAAGCAGAATGTTTCGAAAAAAGGTTACTTTAATCCAGCTAAGAGAAAGAGGGGTGGTGTGGAGGGAAATGGAGCAGTTGGAGCTTCTAACCTGCATGGTACATGGGGGGTCAGTGGAATCAAGAAAACAAACTGTACTAGAGATCTCTCCCCAGTTGAACTTCAGAATATTCTTGTGGAGAAAGCTAGAAAAGAAATTAGCAAGAAACTCAAGGAGTTTCAGTCAGATACTGTTGATAAATCAGTGGCGAAAGAGAGTGGAGACGGCAGCCAGAAAGCAAACCGGAAAGGAGATATTTTGGTAACAATCTCTGATATCTTTGCTCAAAATAACACCAGGAAGTCAGAAGGTGTAAAGAGTAGATTGCCGTCCGACAAGTCATTTGCAGGTACTACCATCGTTAACTCATGCACGGAAATTTTGGATTCAATGCCAGCAGATGTTCTGGATCCTGATTTCCATGACTTTTACAAAGATCGAACCGAAAGGTCTTTTACTGAAAATCAAGTATGGGCTGCATATGACAGTGGTGATGGAATGCCTCGACGTTATGCTATGATTCACAGAGTGATCTCTCTGAATCCATTCAAGTTGCAGATCAGTTGGCTCTACCCAAATACCAACAACAGCGAACCGGGACCCCTAAATTGGATTGCATTAGGCTTTTCAAAAAGTTGCGGTGATTTCAGAATTGGCAGACGCGAAATCTACAACTCAATCAATTTTTTCTCTCAGAAGGTTAGGTGGAAAAAAGGTAATGATGGAGCCATTTGTGTATATCCCAGAAAAGGAGAGGTTTGGGCCATCTATAGGAATTGGTCTCCTAACTGGAATGACCTAACATCAGATGAGGTGATACACAAGTTTGACATGGTTGAAGTGCTCGAGGATTTTGTTGAAGAACGCGGCGTAACTGTTATTCCGTTGGTCAAGGTAGCTGGGTTCAAGGCAGTTTTTCACCACCACTTAGATTCCAAAGAGATCAAGATCATTCCGAGGGAGGAGATGCTTCGATTCTCTCATCAGGTACCTTCATACTTACTTACTGGCAAAGAAGGTCCTAATGCTCCAAAGGGTTGCAGGGTGCTGGACCCGGCTGCTACTCCATGTGAACTTCTCGTTGTAATAAAAGTTGTGGAGGAGGAAAACATGGCCGACGTCATGGATAGTGTAACGAAAGAAACTAATTGCGAGGAAATGGACATTGATAGGAGAAAACTTGGCGGAGCAAAGGAGGGAAAGATGAAAGTTATCCATGTAATAGAATCTTCAGACGAAGACAGAGGGAAGAAGATATGCAGAGGCTTGTAG